The Terriglobia bacterium genomic sequence GCGTGCTGGTGAAAAACTATTCGCTTGGGCCCTGGCAGATCACCCGGGAAACCCTGCGGTATGCGCATGAACTCTTTCTTCACGACAAGCGCGACTATTCCGCGCTGCCCGAGCGGCTCCGCCCATCCCGACAGCTGAATTTCGACAGCCTCGATGGTCACGTGCTCACTACCTATGCTGGCCTTCTTTTGCGGGATCTGCTCGACCACTTCGACGGAGATATTGAACAAGCAGTCGGCGCTTACAACGGCGGAATCAGCAACCCCAATTTGCAATACGCCGCTGGAGTTCAGCAGGTCGCCCAGTACGCAAGAAGCGTACTGGTGCACGTCTCGGGGATCAACGAAGCCGCCATCGTGAATACTCGCTTCGTCAGCGTGTCTCGCCCCGGGCCCCATCAACCCGCTCGTCGTTGATTGTCGTTCACGAAAGTAGGCGTCGGTCAACCAGATCGAACGCCGGGCAATCGCTGCGATCAATTCGTCCAGCCGTCAACCCCCGGCGATATGGGGAGAAGCCCCAGCGGGTGAGGTAGCGTTACGCGTCGTGGCCAGCATGCCGAGGGAGTTCTTTTTCGGAGATCGGCGAACCAAGGAGTTGCCCACATCGTTGCAATCGCCTGCTCGATATCGACGACCGCGGGTCCCTCGATCACAACGTCGGTGTCACGCCAGGGGCCCGCTGTCACGACGTGGACCGCCGCCACTGGCGGTGCACACACAGGCCAGTGATCAAAGCGATCCGGCGGTCGACCGAAAGAACCGGAGAAGTTCTGAACGCCGGCCTTTCGATCTGCTAAGCTGCAGGTGAAAATTCCTTTGAGGGGATTGTTACCGGCCGCGGACTGGGGCGATCTGCCCTGCAGGGCGTGAGCTACGTATGTCTCGGCCTGCGTTTCCAGTATTCCCTCCCCTGGTACTGCGGATGCGGAAGCCGCCTGCAGGTTGTGCAGCAACCACGGAGGACACAACATGGCCAATATCAACACGAGGAAATCCGTAATCGGAATCCTGACCGGCGGCGGGGACGTGCCGGGTTTGAACCCGGCGATCCGTGCGGTCACAATTCGGGCGCTGCGGGAGGGCTATCAGGTGATCGGCCTACGGCGCGGATGGGCAGGCTTGATCAACATCATTCGCGAAAAGGACTACGACAATCGCGACAATTTCCAGACCCTCTCGGAAGAGCTCGTCATTCGGGCAGGCCGGACCGGGGGGACCTTCCTGCATACCTCCCGTACGAATCCGAGTCAGGTCAAGAAATCCCATATCCCCGCTCACTTGGAGGGCACGTACCAAGCCGAGAACAACGACTTGACGCCGGAAGTGCTCAAGAATCTTGACTGGCTCGGAATCGACTATTTGATTCCGATCGGCGGCGACGACACGCTGAGCTATGGCGTACGCCTGCATCAAGAAGGCGTGAAGGTGGTAGGGATTCCCAAGACCATGGACAACGATGTTCCGGGAACCGACTACTGCATCGGGTTCAGCACCTGTGTGACGCGCACGATTCAGATGATCAACAGCCTGCGGACTTCCGCCGGTTCGCATGAACGTTTCCTGGTGGTCGAGGTGTTCGGCCGTTATGCCGGCTTCACGGCCATGCTGCCGACCATGGCGGGGGCAGCGAACCGGTGCGTCATTCCGGAGCATAAGTTCAATGTCGAGCGGTTGACAGAATTGCTGGTGGCCGACCGCCGCAAGAACCCAAGCCGGTATTCTGTCTTGCTGGTGTCCGAAGGAGCGATGTTGGAAGGTGAGGAAATGATCTTTGAAAAGGAGACGACGGACGCCTTTGGGCATAAGAAACTGGGCGGAATCGGCGATCTGGTCTCGGAGAGGCTGCAAGAACTCTCCCCGAAATACAATAACGGCGAACTCATC encodes the following:
- a CDS encoding ATP-dependent 6-phosphofructokinase, with product MANINTRKSVIGILTGGGDVPGLNPAIRAVTIRALREGYQVIGLRRGWAGLINIIREKDYDNRDNFQTLSEELVIRAGRTGGTFLHTSRTNPSQVKKSHIPAHLEGTYQAENNDLTPEVLKNLDWLGIDYLIPIGGDDTLSYGVRLHQEGVKVVGIPKTMDNDVPGTDYCIGFSTCVTRTIQMINSLRTSAGSHERFLVVEVFGRYAGFTAMLPTMAGAANRCVIPEHKFNVERLTELLVADRRKNPSRYSVLLVSEGAMLEGEEMIFEKETTDAFGHKKLGGIGDLVSERLQELSPKYNNGELIHVINQKLGYLVRGGDPDAIDSIVPMAYGNLALNLILNKVHGRLVVLKNGRYDNMPIDAVTASKKVVNVKEHYNTERLRPHYKSFEMKPLFIMTSDLS